Proteins encoded in a region of the Chelonoidis abingdonii isolate Lonesome George chromosome 2, CheloAbing_2.0, whole genome shotgun sequence genome:
- the LOC116830703 gene encoding PH and SEC7 domain-containing protein 4 encodes MDPASPSSHTEPMDLLVPYAAEAPGCRPGESLFRIQDAIVFSDHYTDVGSALYTQSPSGPEGHGVGSCSLEVAAGDCETSPEEFAGLGGGEMLCAVGNALGSEIPAMEFPPPPAENLNAQDEGKDDAAQALFWSGILQAQLCVLDLQGELEKQEEPVAELSSWSQGPEDALSRAPAAQGLPISGEPLDERATTASDSDDGQEAGLGRQEEESWSSDGEEEQCLFYNNPLFQESPGPAGPSPSDGPAFWSATEGDCTGSSDEVDGAPQGESVSGGQREEELWCPFAKATEPGAEDETPSDFPAYTMHCSTWAPLVITERDIDRACSMAEEPEASGLPPDQLADGADCRPPVVLSSTESGLSGALDQEEGGLLFSASSTSLVSTLLHAEDWDHRSPCELWPPSPSPGGGSWSPQALPQHTMEPAQHQEADLELPAPGHDSLAPLCLMAKASQSTSCPQGEVTVAESPAESLDAAEGKPGSAAQGQDVEELPPMPGDEPVLGEEGRLEPTPGCPKQEDAGEKPRDLEAPQPDGALLANGASGDQQAAQRLAARLYHLDGFKRSQVASYLRKNNEFSRQVAEEYLTFFQFSGQTLDRALRSFLKAFVLTGETQERERILGHFSKRYHLSNPDAFPSADAVHTLTCALMLLNTDLHGQNIGRSMTCHEFVTNLDGMRDGQNFPKDQLKALYYSIRNEKLEWAMDEEELVSALTPRPPSTPSSRKKSNPFLTLTQDAKATTYKEGQLARKVHAEADGKKTPWGKRGWKTFYTVLKGMVLYFLKDETRAEALGMEEPIGVHHALAERASKYNKRPHVFRLQTADWRVFLFQALSAEEMSSWISRINLVAAMFSSPPFPAAVGSQRKFIRPILPTAQCRSSLEEQHQAHEACMDKFSDELGEHQRNLPDKRGRGRDLEEYRLKKEYLLYEKHRYETYVKLLEARLCGGSEALEQWEARLGGPDSADEGLGLTKSHSSPSLNLDPPPTGVKVKRNISERRTVRKIIPKRNKQLL; translated from the exons ATGGatccagccagcccttccagccacACGGAGCCCATGGACCTTCTGGTTCCTTATGCCGCAGAAGCTCCAGGATGTAGGCCTGGAGAAAGCCTCTTTAGGATTCAAGATGCGATTGTGTTCTCCGATCATTACACAGATGTGGGCAGTGCCTTGTACACCCAGTCCCCCTCGGGCCCAGAGGGCCACGGTGTTGGCAGCTGCTCCTTGGAAGTCGCTGCTGGGGACTGCGAGACGTCTCCGGAAGAATTTGCTGGCCTGGGAGGTGGAGAGATGCTGTGCGCCGTGGGGAATGCACTTGGTTCGGAGATCCCTGCAATGGAATTTCCACCCCCTCCAGCAGAGAACCTGAATGCTCAGGACGAGGGGAAGGATGACGCTGCCCAAGCACTGTTCTGGTCCGGGATCCTCCAAGCTCAGCTGTGTGTGCTGGACCTGCAAGGGGAGCTGGAGAAGCAAGAAGAGCCTGTTGCTGAGCTAAGCAGCTGGTCCCAGGGCCCTGAGGACGCACTGAGCCGCGCCCCGGCTGCACAGGGCTTGCCCATCTCCGGGGAGCCACTGGATGAAAGAGCCACCACAGCCAGCGACAGCGATGATGGGCAAGAGGCCGgcctggggaggcaggaggaggagagctggTCGTCCGACGGGGAGGAAGAGCAGTGCCTCTTCTACAACAACCCTCTCTTCCAGGAGAGCCCAGGTCCCGCGGGGCCCAGCCCCTCTGACGGCCCTGCCTTTTGGAGTGCCACCGAGGGGGACTGCACTGGTTCCAGCGATGAGGTCGATGGGGCTCCCCAGGGCGAGTCGGTGTCAGGTGGCCAGCGGGAGGAAGAGCTCTGGTGCCCCTTCGCCAAGGCGACCGAACCGGGAGCCGAGGATGAGACGCCGTCCGATTTCCCCGCCTACACGATGCACTGCAGCACTTGGGCCCCCTTGGTGATCACAGAACGGGACATCGACAGGGCCTGCTCGATGGCCGAAGAGCCGGAG GCCTCCGGCCTCCCCCCCGACCAGCTGGCGGATGGAGCCGACTGCCGCCCCCCGGTTGTCCTGAGCAGCACAGAGTCAG GTCTCAGTGGTGCACTGGACCAGGAGGAGGGTGGCTTGCTGTTTTCGGCTTCCAGCACCTCCTTGGTATCGACCCTGCTACATGCTGAAGACTGGGACCACCGTAGCCCCTGCGAGCTCTGGCCTCCAAGTCCCTCTCCGGGCGGAGGAAGCTGGAGCCCCCAGGCCTTGCCGCAGCACACCATGGAACCAGCTCAGCACCAGGAGGCGGATTTGGAGCTGCCAGCTCCTGGCCATGACAGCCTGGCGCCCCTCTGTCTGATGGCAAAGGCGTCCCAGAGCACTTCCTGCCCGCAAGGGGAAGTCACTGTGGCTGAGTCCCCGGCTGAGTCGCTCGACGCGGCGGAGGGGAAGCCAGGCAGCGCGGCCCAGGGGCAGGACGTGGAGGAACTACCCCCCATGCCTGGAGATGAgcctgtgctgggggaggagggcaggctggAGCCCACCCCGGG GTGTCCCAAGCAGGAGGACGCAGGGGAGAAGCCAAGAGATCTGGAAGCGCCACAGCCCGACGGGGCGCTGCTTGCCAATGGGGCCTCTGGGGACCAGCAGGCCGCTCAGCGGCTGGCAGCGCGGCTTTACCACCTGGACGGCTTCAAGAGGTCACAGGTGGCCTCCTACCTCAGGAAGAA CAACGAGTTCAGCCGGCAGGTGGCGGAGGAGTACCTCACCTTCTTCCAGTTCAGCGGGCAGACTCTGGACCGGGCGCTCAG GTCCTTCCTCAAGGCCTTCGTGCTGACTGGGGAGACGCAGGAGCGGGAGCGGATCCTTGGACACTTCTCTAAGCGCTACCACCTGAGCAACCCCGATGCCTTCCCCTCAGCAG ATGCTGTGCACACCCTGACCTGCGCTCTCATGCTGCTCAACACGGACCTGCACGGACAG AACATTGGCCGCAGCATGACCTGCCATGAGTTTGTAACCAACCTGGATGGCATGAGAGACGGGCAGAACTTCCCCAAAGATCAGCTCAAG GCCCTGTACTACTCCATCCGCAACGAGAAGCTGGAATGGGCCAT GGACGAGGAGGAGCTGGTCAGCGCCCTGACGCCCCGGCCACCCAGCACCCCGTCCAGCCGGAAGAAAAGTAACCCCTTCCTGACGCTGACCCAGGACGCTAAGGCCACCACGTACAAGGAGGGGCAGCTCGCCCGCAAGGTGCACGCCGAAGCCGATGGCAAGAAGA CACCCTGGGGGAAGCGAGGCTGGAAAACCTTCTACACAGTGCTCAAGGGGATGGTGCTGTACTTCCTCAAG GACGAAACCCGGGCAGAGGCTCTAGGCATGGAGGAGCCAATCGGGGTGCACCATGCGCTGGCCGAGAGAGCCTCCAAGTACAACAAGCGCCcgcatgtcttccgcctccagacGGCCGACTGGCGTGTCTTCCTCTTCCAGGCGCT aagCGCCGAGGAGATGAGCTCCTGGATCTCCCGCATCAACCTGGTGGCCGCCATGTTCTCGTCCCCACCCTTCCCAGCAGCCGTCGGCTCCCAGCGCAAGTTCATCCGGCCCATCCTGCCCACGGCACAGTGCCGCAGCTCCCTG GAGGAGCAGCACCAGGCCCATGAGGCGTGCATGGACAAGTTCTCAGATGAGCTGGGTGAGCACCAGCGGAACCTGCCCGACAAGCGGGGCCGGGGCCGCGACCTGGAGGAGTATCGGCTCAAGAAGGAGTATCTGCTCTATGAG AAGCACCGTTACGAGACCTACGTGAAGCTGCTGGAGGCACGTCTGTGCGGGGGCTCCGAGGCGCTGGAGCAGTGGGAAGCACGGCTCGGGGGTCCCGACTCAGCCGACGAGGGGCTCGGCCTCACCAAGTCGCACTCCAGCCCCTCACTCAACCTGGACCCGCCACCCACTGGTGTGAAGGTCAAACGCAACATCTCTGAGCGCAGGACAGTCCGCAAGATAATCCCTAAGCGCAACAAGCAGCTGCTGTGA